A DNA window from Vespula vulgaris chromosome 18, iyVesVulg1.1, whole genome shotgun sequence contains the following coding sequences:
- the LOC127070371 gene encoding dual specificity protein phosphatase CDC14A-like isoform X6: MDVNDEVLVCAAEIIKDRLYFATLKTMVKPKSTPNTHYFSIDDELVYENFYADFGPLNLAMLYQYCQKVNKKLKAVTLSKKKIVHYTTMYPEKRVNAAFLIGSYAILYCKHTVQEAYECLTNSPNSPPFMMFRDASVGSPCYKISLYECLSAIDKCHRLGFFNFQDFRVKEYEHFERVENGDLNWIVPGKFIAFCGPHAKSKIENGYPLHAPESYFNYFRRNNVSTVIRLNTKIYDASSFIEAGFEHKDLFFVDGSTPTDSIMRQFLKISENASGAVAVHCKAGLGRTGSLIGCYIMKHYHLTAHETIAWIRICRPGSVIGHQQQWLEKKEAFLHSLLKEPLHSENRNPVHKYGIYSIMGRPKTAFLLNLNNARVVQDNVSGIMHRVDGIKLDDSTPVASLKSTNRHSSSTLTQGDKLNQIKARRRRLRVNQSSLGTPTGSSTVVHPYLGPLLQTRNQKGAAIATLAGNKEKGPLKRLLARSTATTVVKRNSWLVNNSCDPPTRRVRSKPTTQIHNINNNTTTTTPVTSMSISKPVTKTGRL; this comes from the exons ATGGATGTTAACGACGAAGTCTTAGTTTGTGCGGCCGAAATTATAAAAG ATCGATTGTACTTTGCGACATTAAAAACAATGGTAAAACCCAAAAGTACACCTAACACTCATTACTTCAGCATTGACGACGAGTTAGTATATGAGAATTTTTACGCAGACTTTGGTCCGTTAAATCTAGCTATGTTGTATCAATATTGTCAAAAAGTTAATAAGAAACTCAAGGCAGTAACGctgagtaaaaagaaaattgtacaTTATACTACGATGTACCCAGAAAAAAGGGTGAATGCTGCCTTTCTTATAGGAAGCTATGCT atACTGTACTGCAAACATACAGTGCAAGAAGCTTACGAATGTTTGACCAATAGTCCAAACAGTCCACCTTTTATGATGTTCCGTGATGCCTCTGTAGGATCTCCGTGTTACAAAATATCATTGTATGAATGTCTTAGTGCTATAGATAAGTGCCATCGTCTtggtttttttaattttcaagattttcgAGTTAAAGAGTACGAACATTTCGAAAGAGTTGAGAATGGAGATTTAAATTGGATAGTTCCTGGAAAATTCATTGCTTTTTGTGGCCCACATGCAAAATCTAAAATTGAGAATG GATATCCACTACATGCACCAGAATCCTATTTTAACTATTTTCGTCGTAATAATGTTTCTACGGTTATACGACTTAATACAAAAATCTACGATGCTTCAAGTTTCATAGAAGCAGGCTTTGAACACAAAGATCTTTTCTTTGTGGATGGTTCGACGCCAACAGACTCGATTATGCGtcaatttcttaaaatatcaGAAAATGCAAGTGGTGCTGTAGCTGTACATTGCAAGGCAGGTCTTGGAAGAACTGGTTCTCTCATAGGATGTTATATCATGAAACATTATCATTTGACTGCTCATGAAACGATTGCATGGATCAGAATATGTAGACCAGGTTCTGTTATTGGACATCAACAGCAATGGCTAGAAAA AAAAGAGGCGTTTCTTCACTCATTGCTGAAAGAACCACTACATTCTGAGAATAGAAATCCAGTGCATAAATACggtatatattcaataatggGAAGACCTAAAACCGCATTCCTATTAAATCTAAACAACGCTCGTGTGGTACAAGATAATGTTTCTGGCATAATGCACAGAGTAGATGGAATCAAATTAGATGATTCTACCCCTGTTGCAAGTCTTAAATCAACAAATAGACACTCGTCCTCTACTTTAACACAAGgtgataaattaaatcaaattaaagctagaagaagaagactacGTGTAAATCAGTCTTCTCTTGGCACTCCTACTGGATCGTCAACAGTTGTTCA TCCATATTTAGGACCATTACTGCAAACCAGAAATCAAAAAGGAGCAGCTATTGCTACATTAGCtggaaataaggaaaaaggtCCTTTAAAAAGATTACTCGCGAGATCGACAGCAACAACAGTTGTTAAAAG AAACAGTTGGCTGGTCAACAATAGCTGTGATCCACCTACCCGCCGTGTTAGATCTAAACCAACAACACAGATCCATAATATCAACAACaatacaactactactactcctgTTACATCTATGTCTATATCAAAACCAGTGACAAAG